The genomic stretch CAGGACGAGGATCTTGCTCCGCTTCAGGATTACCCTACCTAGGCATACAAGCTGACGCTGACCCACGCTCCAGTTCTCGCCGTTCTCTATCACTGCAACCCAACAGATTGAGAGGACTTCAGAATATCATCCATGCGCACCTTCTGCATTTGTTTGGTTGGAAGCTAGTGCTAGGAATGTGAATGGTGTGGAAGAAAAGAACTACAGTGTTGGACCTGGTGAGTCAAGCTTGTGCTCCTTCCTCCTGACCTCGTCACCTAACTGGCAGCAATCCAAGGCCTGGAATCAAGAGAAAAAAGATGGATGCTGCAACTTAGCTAAAAATTGTTTATGTGAGAGTGTAACAAATGGCAAGCCTTGGGCATGTAAAAGGTGAAATTACCTCCCAGATTTGACTGTCTGTGTACTCCCCAAGAGGGTCAAGGTTACTTCTTACGGTACCCTCGAACATGGTTGGCTCTTGTGGAATGATGCTCAGTCTAGACCTCAGATCGTGCAGACCAATGGTGCAAATGTCGACGCCATCTATTAGTATTTGGCCAATAGTTGGGTCCACGATACGGAAAAGAGCCTGTATAAGGGTTGATTTTCCGCTTCCTGTTCTTCCAACAATACCAGTCTTCAGGCCTCCAGGGAAGGTGACTGTAAGTCCCTTCAGAACAAATGGCAGCTGCGGGGCGTATTTCACCTGCATCAAACTACAGGTTAAGGGCGCATTCCACCTAAAATAGTTCTTTCGCTGTCTTTTTGCCAGACTTGATTTATGTCAGTTCAATAACAATGATGAATTATGCATGCAGCTTCTTCAGAACAACATTGTAATGCAGAAAAAAGAGGATTTACATGGAGATCGTGGAGTTGAATTTCTCCTTCGGATGGCCAGTTATGAGCCAGAGCTAGCTTATCTTCTGACATGGAAAGAGGGGGCTCTGCAGGAATGCTTATATATTGCAGGATTCTCTCTACTGATATAATCTTGTTCTCCAAATTGCACATGCTCCAGACAACCCATGCTTGCAGCATGTTCAGGTTAAGCCCATATGTGACTGCAAGACCAGCAATCCCTGAAAGTAGGATGCAATGTTTGTTACAAGGTCACTTCAACACAGACCATTTTTATTAACAAACAATTGAGTGGAACAACAAAAACTGTTTGAAACTGATGTGATACCTGGATCGATGAAACCCGGGGGCAGATTGATCAAGAATATCAAAGAGAATGCAAATGTAAGAGATGACAGCACATCCAGGCGAAAGCAAAGCCATTCCATCGCTCCAGCATTGTAGAACTTCGGTCTGGAGTAGGCATCCATTAGATGGCTATTTGCTGATACAAACTGATTTTCCTTGCCAAAACTTCTGATGGTAGTTGATCCTGTTATTGATTCTGCAAAATGCTGTATGATTGGAGCTTTGCAAACACCTACTAGCCTTTGCAGCTCCCTGGCTGTATCAATGTAGTATCGCTGCAAAACAAGGCAGGTCTGATTAGATACCTATGACTAGATCTGTGATGAAGGGGATAAAGGTAGCCAATCATACCTGATACCAGAAACAGGTAGCAACTACAGGAATGAAAACAACAAACACCTGCCATGCAACCTGAGACATCACTGCAATGATTCCAACAAGTTGTATGACAGCAAATGCAACAGAGCCCATCTGGGGTGCAATGTTGGTGTCCACTTCGCTTTGATCAGTGGAAGCCTGAAAAGTTTGAAGAATCTGTTAGCATAGTCCAAGAAAATAAGTAGAACTTGCGAAATTTATTCACATGAAGATGACTTACTCTGTTCAAGATGCGCCCACTCGGAGTGGAATCAAAGAAAGACATAGGAGCTCTAAATATGGACATGTGCATCTTGTCGAATAATAGAGTCGCTGTCTTGTATGAGGCTGTTACAAGAAACAACGCTCTTAGGAGGACGCAGAACGAGCTTCCAACAGCCAATGCAATATAGACATATATCAGTGTTGACATGCTCACTGGAGGCTCAACGTCCTTTGAAACGGGAGCAGCCCAAGCCATCCAGTAATTGCTCCCAATTTGTAGGACTTGGAAAAGTAGCTGTGCAAGCAACACTAACGGTACAAGTGCACCCTTATAAGCTAAGGTGAGATACTTCCAGTAGACCCAAAACCCAACCCTGCCtttctctctttcttcttcctgcACCAGCTGTCCACTCTGATTGTTCCCTTCGTCCTGTTTATCTTTCTTCTCAGCTGATGATAGAGATCTGATCAATTTTGCTGTGCCACTGGAAGGGGATCCCTCGCTGCTTCTGTTTGCAGCATCGATTGTGTCCAATTCTGCGAGTGCATCCCTGTGTGCACCAACTAGCTCCATGAACTCTTCTCCTGAACCAAGTATTTCATTGTATTTTCCTGCTTGTGCTATTTTGCCATCTTTCATCACCTACAACATAGTCCTAGTAAGGAGAGGCATCCATTTTATTGCAACAAATAATGGATGGAAGTTTTACCAATGAAATTCTCACCAAAATAAGGTCAGCTGCTGGTAGGAATTCAATCTGATGAGTAACATAAACTACTGTTTTTGAAGACAAAGCCCCGAGCAAGCATTCCTGCAAAAAAAAGAGCATGCACCAACGTTAGCAGTGTGTTTGAAACTTCCACTAAACATAAAAGGTTAAGCTTAAGCATAACAAATTGTGTACCTTGAAAAGGTGGGATCCTGTATGAGCATCAACAGCACTGAATGGGTCATCGAACAAATAGATGTCTGCTTCCTGATACAAAGCACGGGCTATCTGAATCCTTTGTTTCTGTCCACCACTCAGGTTGATCCCTCGCTCTCCAATGACAGTTTGGTCACCGAATGGCAATATCTCTAAGTCTTTCTTCAGTGAACACGACTCAAGGACTCTTTCATATTTGTCCTTGTCCATCTCCTTGCCAAACAATATGTTCTCCTGAATTTTGCCACTCTGTATCCATGCTGACTGGCTGACATAAGCCGTCATCCCGCAAATCTTAACCTCTCCTGATAACTTTGGGATCTCACCAAGAATGCAAGATAGCAAGCTCGATTTACCAGAGCCCACTGTCCCACAAACTGCAACACGCATGCCTCGCTGAGCTTGGAAGTTCAGGTCCTTCAGCGTTGGCAATTCCGGTGAGGCATCCCAGGAGAAGCACCCGTTGGTGACCTCAATTGCAACATCTGAACTACCATTTGGCAGCCTCTGTACAGAATCAGTCGGCAATTCCTCAAGACATAGGAAGGATGCTATCCTGTCAAGAGACACCTTGGTCTGGATCACCATCGAAATCGTGTCAGGAAGGTTGTATATTGGCTCCTGCAGCACGCGGAACGTGGCCAAAGCAGAAAGCACTTTCCCTGACTCCAATGGAATCCCCATGAGCATGCACGCCCCAAAGGTCACCACAGCAACGAAAGTCGGGGCCCCCCAGAACACAAAGGTAACCAAAGTCGTTGTGTAGAGGTATTTCTTCAGCCAATTTGTCTCTGTCTTCCTCAGCTCAATGATCTTGGACAAGAACTTCATCTCCCACCCCTGCAGCTTCAGAATCCGCATGTTGCGCAGGATCTCGGACGTTGCCTTCATCCTGACATCCTTGCAGTCCATGAGCTTCTGCTGGAACTTCTCCTGCATTTGCCCAGGAGGCACATTGGCAAGCATGACGACCACGGTGGCGCCAAGTGCGGCGAGGGAAGCGAGCCCGAGGGTGGAGTACAGAATGAACAGCGCCATGCCGACTTGCAACGGTACCAGCCAGAGGTCGTGCATGTACCATGAGAAGATCCCGACGCGGTCGGCGTCGACGCTGATGATGTTGATCATCTCGCCGCTCGTGCGGCTCTGCCTGGACTGACTTGACAGCGCGAGGCCCTTCTGGTACACGACGGCAACAAGCGTGGAACGCGCGCGTATCCCCGCCTGCTGCAGCCGGAAGAACCAGTGGCGCTGCGACAGGCACTCGAATACCTTGGCGACAATGAACGCGAGGACAAGGAGCTGCCCCTTGCTCGCGTACCTCTCGTCGCCGTTGAGGTACTGCACCAGGGAGTCGATGAGGTACGGGCCGACGTAGGTGGAGACGTTGTAGACCAGCGCGTAGAACGCGGTCACCGCGACGTGCCACCACACGGTGCGCAACAGGGCCTTAGTGAGCTTCAACGCCGTGACGGCCTTCCGGCCGGAGCCGGAGACGCCGCCGGCCAGCGCCTCGAGGTTGGCCTTGAACGTCGGGAGCAAGCTGGAGACACTGTCCCCGGGGTCGAGCTCAGGGACGTCGTCCAGGCCGAGGGTCTTCTTGTGGCCGACGGCGAGAAGAGGCCCCATCCACGAGAAGGTGAGCACGCTGAAGAAGCCAGCGCCGGTGAACTTGGACGCCTCGGCATCGCTGCGGCCGTTACCGTCCGCCGTCTCATGAGCACCGTTGAGCAGAGGCTCCTCGGCAGCAGAGCCGCCTCCCTCCCTCCTGCCTACGAACCCAGCGCAGAGCAGGACCACGGCAGCAGCAACCGAGACGGCGTCGAACACCCACGAGAGCGCGGGCACCAGGAACCCATCGAGGCTCGTCGCCACGTGGTCAGCCACGGTCACGAGGGAGAGCAGGAGGAAGAACGCCCACCAGAGCCTGAGCGACGCCGGGAACCGCTCCTCGCGCCGCCGCCCGAAGTCGAACTGCAGGTACGCGGCGAGCAGCAGCCACGCCACCGCGCGCGCGGCCGCGTCCACGAGACCCACCACCGCGTCACGCGACAACCCGGAGCCGGAGGTGGCGCCCAGGTAGCACGAGTAGGCCGCGAGCAGGACCTCGGCCGCCGCCAGGGCCCACGTGGCACAGGCCGCGACACCGTGGCACCGGAACCGGCCTCCACCGCGGGGGCCGCCTCCACGCGCCTCCTCCCCGTCCTTGGCGACGGAGAGGCCGCAGTGGCGGAACAGAAACCGCCCCGCGACGGCAAGCGCGAGGAGGACGTGGACCGCAGCGTCCACGCCGTGGAGGACGAGCGGCTCCAAGGGGAAGAAGAAGTAGAAGAGGGGGCCTTCGCCCGCCGGCGTCGCCGCCATCGCGGGCGCCGCGTAAGGCGTCGCGGCAGTGGACACGGGCATCTGGCGACGAGTGGCTCGAATGAGTGAGGCGGAGGGCGGGGCAGtgggtttatataagtgagacGTCGCCGCGGGCGTCAGCTGCCCCGGGCCCCTCCCCACGCACGGCGACGCCCCACGGTGGCGGTCAAAGACGGCTGCCGCGCGCGCCTCTGGGCTCCTTGGAGTCCAAGGAACCGTCCCCCTCCCTCCCCAGTCGCCCCGCACCCAAACCACCCCACCCGGCACCCGCGGGGAAGAATCGAACGGCGCGGTGCCGTGTTTCGCTGCCGGACGGCGACGGCGGTGGGGGGCAGTAAGAGTAACTTTTTTACGGCGTGGCGACGTGGCGCGGTTGCACTGCTAAACTTTTTACGGCGGAGAGAAGGGTTAAAGGAGTGCGGTAAGAGAGGATTACGGGATCTCTCGGTTATGATTTCCTAGTGAATTGACGCAGGACGATGCGTTTTGTTTGTTTAGAAGAAGAAGACTATTACTCCTGGATGGGAAGGTGGTTAATCTCGAGGATTTGCGGATTTGTCGCTGTTCGTCAGTCTCCCGGCCGGTGAGATCTTTTGCGCGCTTCTCCAAAAATAAAGGAGCGCATTGGCCGAGCGAGAGAAGCTGCGCCGTGGATTCCTCAAGCAAAATCGGAGAAACACTGTAACGTGACTTTGGATGAATTCGTTCGTTTGTTCCCAAGTGGATGGATCATAGCTCATGTGAATGGATATACACTGAAATCAGCAATAAAAGAGTATTATTTGCTGATTTATTTCAATTATTTACATGTCGATACAGGAGCACCTGGGCGGAGTTCGCGTTAGTTCATTGGAGGTCGTCATGGCCGCATGCGAGATGGGGCGGGGGAGGGGAAGAAAGAGGTCACTGCTGGTGGTAAGATCTCGTCAGAGTGCCAACGAGATCCTACCATCCGCAACAGGGCGATCGGAGATGATGAAGGTGGAGACCCTCACGCTAGATATGGAGTGGGTTGAGGACAGCGTCATCGGAGCTAGATGGGGTGAGGATGAGGAGGCGGCGGAGAAGcacgggaggaagaagaaggtgagtGCCAGGCGAGAAAGAAGATAAGGTGAGGAGTAGTATAGTAGTACTGCCCTTGAGAAGTAGTATAATACTGCACTTGAATCTTTGAAATTACGCAAAAAAAAGGAATAGTGTCACCTAGTCTTGGACTCGTGGGTTCAGTGGCGGAGGCAGATATGTGGCAAGCCTTGGCGGCCGCCATACCTAAAAAATATTGAATATATGCACTATATTTGAAATATATATACAATTATACATACCCTGATCAAATGCCCAACTCTTCTTCGTATTCTGATCAAATCGAACAATATGGTGTCATGGTGGTTCATAGACCATGGACGGTGGACGGTGGCACCGGCGTGAGAAGCCGATAACTCAATGTAGTGGCCGGCGTATAGCGGCAGGAGTTGGATGTGGCCAGTTCGCCATGGCGATGACAGCGACTGTGGCTTTACTTTTGGATTTCTGTTATATTTGCTGATCACATAGTAATATACATATTTAGATAATGTTCTAGTGTGTCCTTATATAATTGATAGTTATATTATACATGTTCGACCTTTATAAATACACCACACCTCGAAAATGTTCCTGCCTCCGCCACAGCGTGGGTTAACACACACAATTACCATATCTACATTTGTTTAGTACTGCCTTTGAATCTTTGAACTTAAGCAAAAAAAAAGTGTCACCTAGTCCTGGACTTGTGGGTTAACACACAATTAGTCAATTACCATATCTACATTTGTTAGGGCACTGTTCACCAAGACACAAGTTACCATGATTTTGGTAGCTTTGCTTTAGATTAGTGCATGACAGGACGAGTAATAATAGATGACATAATATATGCATACGGGAGCTTGAAAACTTTGATGACGATCGAAGATCTCACCATCAAAATTGGGGCGCTGCACACGTCAAAAGATAAAACCAGTCGCTGGGCGAAACTGACTTGAATTCAAAAAAGGAGGCAACAGGCCAATTAATAGCAAAGCTATATTTAGAATGGTCGCATATATTGCAACTTTGCTTCTATGGCTAGTTTTGAGTGTTAGTGACCTCCGTGTCAGCATTTTCTTTCTCTGGCTAGTTTTGAGTACATAGTAGTAGTGGAGGCCGGAGGGCAATATTGCTCGGTTTGCGCTTTTCGGTCCAAAAATGATAATCTTGTAGGATTCCGTATAGGTGCCATGCATTTTCCTCTGGATCGGCTGGCAGCTGGCTGCCGAAAGCCGATGCAGCGGAACTCTGAAAATCAGAAAATATCTGGCACGACCAATTATCCATCGGCTAGTAAGGATTGAGAGATACTCCGAAAAAGGTGCAATTCTATAACAATTTATGTTAAGGCTTATTTGGATATTTagaactaaagtttaagtttagATAGACAAAAATATAGTTGACTAAAGTTTAGGTGGGAAAATTTTAACCCATGTAATTTGAATACATGGATAAAAAAGTAGTTTTTTTACAAATACTCTTATATAGTCTATGTTAGCCAATTAATTAACTAACTGCTAGTTGAGATAAAGATTAAAAATTAGTTTACTTTTAGTTCACTTGTTTGGATACCTAAAACTGAAGATTAAGTAACTGAAGTTTAGTCTACGGTGTCAAATAGGCTCTAAGTCACGTCAAATTTAACGagatttaaataaaaaaatattaatatgtaTTTACTAGAAATATGTACTActatattaattataaaatatattttcatagaaTCAAAGATACACATACTAATACAGCTTTTAAAAGGCTTAATCAAATATTCTTTGGGATAGGCTAGACGCCTAGCTTTCTGGCACATATCTAGGGTGGCTATTGGTCTAGCTCACTTTCGTTATTAAGGGCATCCCTAGGTCTAGTTTAGTTTAccctaaaaatcaaaaactttttaagattccttgtcacatagaatcttggagcacatgcataaagtattagatatagacgaaaataaaaactaattgcacagtttatctgtaaatcacaagatgaatcttttagccctagttagtccatgattggataatatttgtcaaataaaaacgaaaatgctacaatatcaaaatttgaaattttttcggaactaaacaaggccctagctagctactccctctgtccttgaaagcttcaactcctagaatccgtgtcagtcaaacttttttatgtttgaccaactttatagaaaaaagcatcaatatttatgacataaaataagtatcttataaaaatatattatatgataaatctaatgatattaatttggtactataaatcttagtatttttttctcaaaatttagtcaaagttttaaaaatttgacttagaacaactctagaagttgaagctttcagggacagAGCGAGTATTTAGCTAGTTGACTAGTCTATAATATAATGTCGATAGAGAAAAATTTGAAAACAGTAGTCTAGCGACGAACAAATAATTTATCTATACGTAGTCTAAGAGTGCGTGTGGATTCAATAaaacataaaaaatatataaatagccTTTAATACTGACCTCTAATAAGCTAAAGATGTAGCTAGTACATTGCGGACGCCTTAAGAATTTTCATTTAATTTTTTTAACTACTACATAGTGGCGATTACCTGATACTGTAAATTAAATATTGGACGCTTTTGCTTTGGTTGGGAATCTATAGACTACTCACTTAAAATCCTAGTTCCTACGTACCACTATGAGCACGTAACCGCAGGAGGCATATAGGAGTATTTTTTGCGTGAAAACGGAATCAGATTCGTCGTGACGAGGTGATTCAAAATGAAAATGGCTAGCGACATTTATTAAACAGGCCGAATATAAAACGGCCGGCGCATCGTCGAGAGCAAGTGAACCTTTTGTGCTACCGTTATTACCTTTTTGCATGCTCTGGATGTCTGGATTCTAAGCTACGTGGAATGTGGTGCGTGCGTGCATGTTTCAATGATGGCTGGGTAAAGTAAGCAGGTAGAGGTAGGATAATATATTATAGTATGCAATATGACATTTAGTTGGTTTCTATAGTTTACAGCAGTGAAACCTACTCCTATGTATTACATCTGTGTTTCCCTGACACAAATAAAACGATCTTAACATTTGCCGCCTCGTGTTCAACACCTCCCGGTTTCATCTTCTGCAAGGACATGTTTGATTTGCATGTACTCAattcatcctaaattataaaatatttgatTTTTTACATCAAGTttaaccactcgtcttatttaaaaatttatacaaaatattatttcatggattggtttattaataaaaaaataaaaataacttaaatttgactatgtttatATAAAATCTTTGAATAAGACGATTGTCAAACTTatagtaaaaaaagtcaaacatgtTACAATTTGAGATGAAGGGAGTACTACATTTAGAGTTTAGAGATCCAGACTGTGGCCATACAAGTCATACTTGTTTGGATGCTTTGCTCTGTTGCGCTAGGATTTAAAGAACATCTAATTAGTTAACCATTCATTATGCTCGTTTTTTCTCAAAGTGCACACATGAGCCAGGCTCACAAGAAATGAGATTGATATCTGTTTTACAAAAGCCAGATCAGGGAGCCCTCCCACACCCTTTGAGCTAGATTTGGCCACGGAACCAAACAAGCCGTCCTTGACATCACGTGGGTCTACCACTGACCTCTATGCACTATGGAGTTCGAGCAAGAATTCGGTTGAGCTGTGACTACTTGATTCTTTGGACACGGCTTATCTCGCCCTGCCATACGTGTTTTGAGGTGATCGATGGCGGGAAAGGTTGTCAACGCGGATGCTATTGTTCAAGACCGATGATGGTTAATGTGGCATTATTGTTTTGCTCCGTTTAGTGTCATCTAGGCCCGCTTATACCGTGGTACCATGACAGAACCTCCATTCGCGAAGAGCAAGCGCTCACTTTCATGATGGTTTCCTCGTCCATACACCTACGATATATTATCCTAAACCATATCATACTATTGTACTAATGGTGCTACTATATACTTTGGGCATGTTTATTAGATCCCTTTCCAAATATTGTACCTCCTCACCGAGCTAGAAATTAGTGTGATTAGATTTCTAACAAACCTATCTCAATTCCCACGTCAGCAAGATTTCCCTTGCTGCCATGAGAGAGCCAAGTCGGTTCTCTCGATCGGGTTGGCAAGGATCTTGGGGCCTACGCCATCTGGGTGAGGCAACCTGACGAAAGTTCCAAGCACGCTCTTTGATTCTGATCGATAGCGACGAAATTGTTTGAGTTATGTTCCAGACGACGACAGGTACGAAAACTTAACTAAGCGAATGAACAGATGCATATACTTGCGCACGAGATGGTTATTTAATTTTAAGCCCACACAAAGTAAAGCAAACGGGGAATTAACAATTTAAGCCCACACACAGCGAGGTTAGCAGATGTGTCTTTTGCTTCCGTTGGCGAGGCGACCTAGTACGATCATGTGGATGGCGCGCATAGGAAACGTCAAACGCAACATGCTGCTGAACGAAATTAATTAATGTATGTACATACTGTATTAATTTGTTAGCAGATTAAACCGGTGACTATCGAACCACCGCAGAGTTAATGACAAAATCTGTTGGCCGTCACCCGTCAGTCTACTTTCGATCGTTTATTTCGGCGAATGGCGATCGAGGGTCTTGATTAGTAATACTGGTGACCGGCGAGAAGTTTAGAGACACGTTTGATCTCAAACATAAATGACGAACCAGGCCAAATTATTTACTATTTAGGCCCGTTTGGCAAGCACAAATCAGCGCTCGAGAATCATTAGAaacgttttttatttttatgcctggAGAAACAGCTGTCTGGTTTCACTTTCACGTGATCGATTTTAATTTATTCTTTTGCACACTTCTGtatttttaatttttaattaattatttttaagtGAAATAGGTCAAAATAGGTTGATTAAGTTGTTCTTCATCCACAAAAAGTTCTCATTTTTTTAaagaatagtttcatttatatGATTTTTGTTATGAAAATATGTTTTTTCAACGAGAATATAATCTAGCCTATCAGACAAGCAATTTCATGAAGTGATTAATATCTTGAGAGAATTTACATTTCAAACGTTTCCCCAAAAAAATGGATCCCCATAACACACCC from Sorghum bicolor cultivar BTx623 chromosome 3, Sorghum_bicolor_NCBIv3, whole genome shotgun sequence encodes the following:
- the LOC8078474 gene encoding ABC transporter C family member 3; the protein is MPVSTAATPYAAPAMAATPAGEGPLFYFFFPLEPLVLHGVDAAVHVLLALAVAGRFLFRHCGLSVAKDGEEARGGGPRGGGRFRCHGVAACATWALAAAEVLLAAYSCYLGATSGSGLSRDAVVGLVDAAARAVAWLLLAAYLQFDFGRRREERFPASLRLWWAFFLLLSLVTVADHVATSLDGFLVPALSWVFDAVSVAAAVVLLCAGFVGRREGGGSAAEEPLLNGAHETADGNGRSDAEASKFTGAGFFSVLTFSWMGPLLAVGHKKTLGLDDVPELDPGDSVSSLLPTFKANLEALAGGVSGSGRKAVTALKLTKALLRTVWWHVAVTAFYALVYNVSTYVGPYLIDSLVQYLNGDERYASKGQLLVLAFIVAKVFECLSQRHWFFRLQQAGIRARSTLVAVVYQKGLALSSQSRQSRTSGEMINIISVDADRVGIFSWYMHDLWLVPLQVGMALFILYSTLGLASLAALGATVVVMLANVPPGQMQEKFQQKLMDCKDVRMKATSEILRNMRILKLQGWEMKFLSKIIELRKTETNWLKKYLYTTTLVTFVFWGAPTFVAVVTFGACMLMGIPLESGKVLSALATFRVLQEPIYNLPDTISMVIQTKVSLDRIASFLCLEELPTDSVQRLPNGSSDVAIEVTNGCFSWDASPELPTLKDLNFQAQRGMRVAVCGTVGSGKSSLLSCILGEIPKLSGEVKICGMTAYVSQSAWIQSGKIQENILFGKEMDKDKYERVLESCSLKKDLEILPFGDQTVIGERGINLSGGQKQRIQIARALYQEADIYLFDDPFSAVDAHTGSHLFKECLLGALSSKTVVYVTHQIEFLPAADLILVMKDGKIAQAGKYNEILGSGEEFMELVGAHRDALAELDTIDAANRSSEGSPSSGTAKLIRSLSSAEKKDKQDEGNNQSGQLVQEEEREKGRVGFWVYWKYLTLAYKGALVPLVLLAQLLFQVLQIGSNYWMAWAAPVSKDVEPPVSMSTLIYVYIALAVGSSFCVLLRALFLVTASYKTATLLFDKMHMSIFRAPMSFFDSTPSGRILNRASTDQSEVDTNIAPQMGSVAFAVIQLVGIIAVMSQVAWQVFVVFIPVVATCFWYQRYYIDTARELQRLVGVCKAPIIQHFAESITGSTTIRSFGKENQFVSANSHLMDAYSRPKFYNAGAMEWLCFRLDVLSSLTFAFSLIFLINLPPGFIDPGIAGLAVTYGLNLNMLQAWVVWSMCNLENKIISVERILQYISIPAEPPLSMSEDKLALAHNWPSEGEIQLHDLHVKYAPQLPFVLKGLTVTFPGGLKTGIVGRTGSGKSTLIQALFRIVDPTIGQILIDGVDICTIGLHDLRSRLSIIPQEPTMFEGTVRSNLDPLGEYTDSQIWEALDCCQLGDEVRRKEHKLDSPVIENGENWSVGQRQLVCLGRVILKRSKILVLDEATASVDTATDNLIQKTLRQQFSEATVITIAHRITSVLDSDMVLLLDNGVAVERDTPAKLLEDKSSLFSKLVAEYTMRSTHT